From Numida meleagris isolate 19003 breed g44 Domestic line chromosome 4, NumMel1.0, whole genome shotgun sequence, the proteins below share one genomic window:
- the PPP2R3A gene encoding serine/threonine-protein phosphatase 2A regulatory subunit B'' subunit alpha isoform X1, with product MVNFEASLPSGIRAMAATYRVMVTTVNCYSSVVIEQHFQHTVHYCTGACQVFKQGVACIVAHHSVCAELSVQDDHKIPVSENGLALPGNEDYQQILLNNPRIKKGSSVQASSSLKDITGEAINLASGKIKEFSFEKLKSSSNHVAYRKGRKVRSESFSRRSFDFDMIYGHFSNDENSPPYGFLQSPSPVEKWQESNDAPEVSMNPVVPFSPHSFSEENFITQILEKHKLDGSSGGDIKVCLDILLKCSEDLKKCTDIIKHCIKKKSADSVSGGNSSDPLASSEMIYVNLMRRFSLYLKKLPFELKPPGHKEASDLGELVNCFHGLQETPFSPIFGDEQPPRYEDIIQLPSSNAVPVRLPGDQCEMTGTSQSIQTSTVSFTSNSPCSISQENNVRAVKDACVLPQLPATSPSDCTSSTEVLYIEEESDGERVLEKIKKAKEKGDWESLEHSCQLSGSSDVIADVKAEPTMVGGELFCASEKSNLLKPVSDSVLRGSQPGVSKGEQMCKIDKDEIDKLLLDLEHFSQKMESTFREPPLKECEPARLQVFGWQGRPVLPVALEPKSKPIDPTSPLSKIMETNGHKMEEDDRALLLRILESIEDFAQELVEFQKGKGSLSKEKEVMQILQETLSTPSQSLLSGQKSYAGAASRDSVPALIQQAPEVIKVQSKQEKKPGTSSPVPLNSVVSPCALPVNKATSSTPLSINIPRFYFPKGLPNVCTNHEEIIARIEEAFTEFEDEKANICEMGKIAKICGCPLYWKAPMFSASGGQRTGCVSVHSFVSLWRKILRNCHDDASRFAYLVAKPSCGYLEQEDFIPLLQDVVETHPGLTFLKDAPEFHSRYITTVIQRIFYTVNRSWSGKITLTELRKSNFLQTLALLEEEDDINQITDYFSYEHFYVIYCKFWELDTDHDLYISQKDLARYSDQALSSRIIERIFSGAVVRGNEVQKEGRMSYADFVWLLISEEDKRNATSIEYWFRCMDLDGDGVLSMYELEYFYEEQCERMEVMGIEPLPFQDLLCQMLDLVKPEREGRVTLRDLKRCRMAHVFYNTFFNLEKYLDNEQRDPFAVQKDFENDGPEPSDWDRYAAEEYEILVAEESGNEQLQEGSFEEDYETDEVLSPSETGEKSN from the exons ATGGTGAATTTTGAAGCCTCACTTCCAAGTGGGATCCGTGCTATGGCAGCAACCTACAGGGTTATGGTCACAACTGTGAACTGCTACAGCAGCGTGGTGATAGAGCAGCACTTCCAGCACACAGTGCATTACTGCACAGGGGCTTGTCAGGTGTTCAAGCAAGGAGTTGCATGTATAGTTGCCCACCACAGTGTGTGTGCAGAACTCAGTGTCCAAGATGACCACAAAAttcctgtttctgaaaatggGCTTGCCTTGCCTGGAAATGAGGACTATCAGCAAATACTCCTTAATAACCCAAGAATCAAAAAGGGCTCTTCAGTGCAAGCTTCCAGCAGTTTAAAAGACATTACTGGTGAGGCAATAAATCTCGCCAGTGGTAAAATAAAGGAATTCTCATTTGAGAAGCTCAAAAGCTCTTCCAATCACGTGGCCTACAGAAAGGGGAGGAAAGTTCGGTCAGAATCGTTCAGCAGACGATCATTTGATTTTGACATGATTTATGGGCACTTCAGCAATGATGAGAACTCTCCTCCGTATGGCTTTTTGCAGAGTCCCTCACCTGTGGAGAAATGGCAGGAGAGCAATGATGCTCCAGAAGTCAGTATGAATCCCGTGGTTCCCTTCTCTCCtcattccttctctgaagaaaacttcATTACCCAAATTTTGGAGAAGCACAAGCTGGATGGCTCTTCTGGTGGAGATATTAAAGTGTGCTTAGACATCTTGCTCAAGTGCTCAGAGGATCTGAAAAAGTGCACTGACATAATAAAGCACTGCATCAAAAAGAAATCGGCAGACAGTGTTAGTGGAGGGAATAGCAGTGATCCTCTGGCTAGTTCAGAAATGATATACGTGAATCTGATGAGAAGATTTTCTTTGTACCTGAAAAAGCTACCCTTTGAGCTCAAGCCACCTGGGCACAAGGAGGCCAGTGATCTTGGAGAATTAGTGAACTGTTTTCATGGCTTGCAGGAGACTCCCTTTTCCCCAATATTTGGAGATGAGCAGCCACCTAGGTATGAAGATATTATTCAGCTTCCATCCTCAAATGCAGTTCCTGTCAGACTACCAGGTGACCAGTGTGAGATGACAGGCACCTCTCAGTCCATCCAAACAAGCACTGTGAGCTTTACCTCAAACTCCCCTTGCAGCATCTCACAGGAGAACAATGTGAGAGCTGTGAAAGATGCTTGTGTTCTACCTCAGTTACCAGCCACAAGCCCATCTGACTGCACATCTTCCACTGAGGTTCTGTACATTGAGGAAGAGTCAGATGGAGAAAGAGtgttagagaaaataaagaaggcaAAGGAGAAAGGGGACTGGGAGAGTTTAGAGCATAGTTGCCAGCTGTCTGGTTCTTCAGATGTAATTGCTGATGTTAAAGCAGAACCTACCATGGTAGGAGGTGaacttttctgtgcttctgagaAAAGTAATCTTTTAAAACCAGTTTCAGATTCTGTATTGCGTGGTTCTCAACCTGGTGTCTCCAAAGGAGAACAGATGTGCAAGATAGACAAGGATGAAATAGATAAACTGCTGCTGGACTTGGAGCACTTCTCACAGAAAATGGAGAGTACTTTTCGGGAGCCCCCTCTAAAGGAGTGCGAACCTGCCCGTTTGCAGGTGTTTGGCTGGCAGGGTAGGCCGGTACTACCTGTGGCTCTTGAACCCAAAAGTAAACCCATTGACCCCACTTCCCCTTTGTCAAAAATCATGGAAACCAATGGTCATAAAATGGAAGAAGATGACAGAGCCCTTTTACTGCGTATCCTGGAAAGCATTGAGGACTTTGCGCAGGAACTAGTGGAATTCCAGAAAGGCAAAGGAAGCTTgtcaaaggagaaagaagtgaTGCAAATTCTTCAGGAAACATTATCGACTCCTTCACAGTCCCTCCTTTCAGGGCAAAAAAGCTACGCTGGGGCTGCCTCTAGAGACTCTGTTCCAGCTTTGATTCAGCAGGCACCAGAAGTAATTAAG GTTCAAAGTAAACAAGAGAAGAAACCTGGAACGTCATCCCCAGTCCCTTTGAACTCAGTGGTTAGCCCTTGTGCTCTGCCTGTGAATAAAGCCACCAGCAGTACCCCTTTGTCCATAAACATTCCACGTTTCTACTTCCCTAAAGGACTTCCGAATGTCTGCACTAATCATGAAGAGATCATTGCCAGGATTGAAGAAGCCTTCACAGAGTTTGAAGATGAGAAAGCCAACATctgtgaaatgggaaaaattGCAAAG ATATGTGGCTGCCCACTCTATTGGAAAGCACCTATGTTCAGTGCATCAGGAGGACAAAGGACAGGATGTGTGTCTGTGCACTCATTTGTGTCTTTGTGGAGAAA AATTTTACGTAACTGCCATGATGACGCATCCAGATTTGCTTACCTTGTAGCGAAGCCTAGCTGTGGCTACCTTGAGCAGGAGGACTTCATCCCGCTGCTTCAG GACGTGGTAGAAACGCACCCTGGTCTGACGTTCCTGAAGGATGCTCCAGAATTCCATTCCCGGTATATTACAACG GTTATACAAAGAATATTCTACACAGTCAATCGGTCCTGGTCTGGGAAGATCACCCTAACAGAGCTGAGGAAAAGCAACTTCTTGCAA ACTCTTGCTCTCTTGGAAGAAGAGGATGACATAAATCAAATCACAGATTATTTCTCCTATGAGCACTTCTATGTTATATACTGTAAATTCTGGGAGCTGGACACTGACCATGACCTTTACATCAGCCAGAAGGATCTGGCTAGGTACAGTGATCAAG ctTTATCAAGCAGGATTATTGAGCGAATATTCAGCGGtgctgtggtgag AGGAAATGAAGTTCAGAAGGAAGGCCGCATGAGTTATGCTGATTTTGTGTGGCTGCTGATTTCAGAGGAAGACAAAAGGAATGCTACAAG CATTGAGTACTGGTTTCGGTGCATGGACctggatggggatggggtgctCTCCATGTATGAACTGGAATACTTCTATGAGGAGCAGTGTGAACGGATGGAAGTGATGGGCATAGAACCACTGCCATTTCAGGACTTGCTGTGTCAGATGCTCGATCTTGTTAAGCCAGAGAGAGAAG gacGAGTAACCCTGCGAGACTTGAAGAGATGCAGAATGGCTCATGTATTCTATAACACGTTCTTCAATTTAGAGAAATACCTGGACAATGAACAGAGAGATCCCTTTGCAGTGCAAAAG GATTTCGAAAATGATGGCCCTGAACCTTCTGACTGGGACAGGTATGCTGCTGAAGAGTACGAGATTCTTGTGGCCGAGGAGTCCGGGAATGAACAGCTCCAAGAAGG ATCATTTGAAGAAGACTATGAGACAGATGAAGTCTTATCTCCCTCTGAAACTGGAGAAAAGTCAAACTAG
- the MSL2 gene encoding E3 ubiquitin-protein ligase MSL2 → MNPVNATALYVSASRLVLNYDPGDPQSFTEINKLLPYFRQSLSCCVCGNLLQDPIAPTNSTCQHYVCKTCKGKKMMMKPSCSWCKDYEQFEENKQLSILVNCYKKLCEYITQTPLARDIIQAVDCSADLLALLKDGSPLHEETEKSSDTALALCLTHSPVPSTSELTTDPPANLTSKPESTQNVDIRGSVINGLPNCNGLSVDKLGVNIPSPEHANTIDVCSTGEYMKNEDNSSSLQPVCDPVSTSDLCTTGIDICSFSEDIKPGGSLLLSVEEVLRSLETVSNTEVCGSNLQPSLEANVTNGPFLQLSPPPLSHNIFVSTDASPHGISCTAATPKVVKLNRKRSRSESDSEKVQPLPISSIICGPTLGASAPVTVKQESKMSLQPVATVPNGGTTPKISKTVLLSNKSVKKNLEHAPKKSHPKAKPGVLKTKDKAKEKVPSSNVMPGSPTKTVYKKPQEKKGCKCGRATQNPSVLTCRGQRCPCYSNRKACLDCICRGCQNSYMANGEKKLEAFAVPEKALEQTRLTLGINVTSIAVRNASTSTSVINVTGSPVTTFLAASTHDDKSLDEAIDVRYDC, encoded by the coding sequence AGACCCTATTGCTCCTACAAACTCCACATGTCAGCATTATGTCTGCAAAACGTGTAAGGGCaagaagatgatgatgaaaCCGTCATGCAGTTGGTGCAAGGACTACGAACAGTTTGAGGAGAATAAGCAGCTAAGCATTTTAGTGAATTGCTATAAGAAACTCTGCGAGTACATAACGCAAACTCCACTGGCACGAGATATTATCCAAGCGGTCGACTGTTCTGCAGATCTTTTGGCTTTGCTCAAAGATGGATCACCACTCCAcgaagagacagaaaaatcttCCGATACAGCCTTGGCTTTGTGTTTGACACATTCCCCAGTACCTTCAACCTCGGAACTCACAACTGATCCTCCAGCTAATTTGACATCAAAACCTGAGAGCACGCAGAATGTTGATATTAGAGGTTCTGTTATCAACGGGTTGCCCAATTGTAATGGGCTTTCAGTAGATAAACTTGGAGTGAATATTCCTTCTCCTGAACATGCAAACACAATTGATGTATGTAGTACCGGAGAgtatatgaaaaatgaagataactccagcagcctgcagcccgtGTGTGACCCGGTTTCTACCAGTGACTTGTGTACAACGGGCATTGACATCTGCAGTTTTAGTGAAGATATAAAACCAGGTGGATCGCTTCTCCTTAGTGTTGAGGAAGTTCTCCGGAGCTTAGAAACCGTTTCTAATACCGAAGTCTGTGGTTCTAATTTGCAGCCCAGCTTGGAGGCAAATGTGACTAATGGCCCTTTCCTACAACTTTCTCCCCCGCCTCTTAGCCATAACATTTTTGTGTCCACAGATGCTTCTCCTCATGGGATCTCATGTACAGCAGCAACACCCAAGGTAGTCAAGTTAAACAGAAAGCGATCTCGATCAGAAAGTGACAGTGaaaaggttcaacctctacccATCTCCAGCATCATCTGTGGCCCAACACTGGGAGCATCAGCTCCTGTAACAGTGAAACAGGAAAGTAAAATGTCTTTGCAGCCTGTTGCAACTGTACCTAATGGAGGCACTACTCCCAAAATAAGTAAAACTGTGCTCCTGTCTAACAAAAGTGTGAAAAAGAATTTAGAACATGCCCCTAAGAAATCTCATCCAAAAGCCAAACCAGGagtgctgaaaacaaaagacaaagcaaaggagaaagttCCTAGCAGTAACGTTATGCCGGGAAGTCCAACAAAAACTGTATATAAAAAgccacaagaaaagaaagggtgTAAATGTGGTCGTGCCACCCAAAATCCAAGTGTTCTTACATGCCGTGGCCAACGCTGCCCTTGCTACTCTAACCGCAAAGCCTGCCTTGACTGCATATGCCGTGGCTGCCAAAACTCCTACATGGCTAATGGGGAGAAGAAGCTGGAGGCATTTGCAGTGCCAGAAAAGGCCTTGGAGCAGACTAGGCTTACTTTGGGCATTAATGTGACAAGCATTGCGGTGCGCAATGCCAGCACAAGCACCAGTGTAATCAATGTGACAGGGTCACCAGTAACTACGTTTTTAGCTGCCAGTACACACGATGACAAAAGTTTGGATGAAGCTATAGACGTGAGATATGACTGTtga
- the PPP2R3A gene encoding serine/threonine-protein phosphatase 2A regulatory subunit B'' subunit alpha isoform X2: MMIKESSLRRDPDLGGELAFLAKGCDFVLPSRFKKRLKSFQQAQVQSKQEKKPGTSSPVPLNSVVSPCALPVNKATSSTPLSINIPRFYFPKGLPNVCTNHEEIIARIEEAFTEFEDEKANICEMGKIAKICGCPLYWKAPMFSASGGQRTGCVSVHSFVSLWRKILRNCHDDASRFAYLVAKPSCGYLEQEDFIPLLQDVVETHPGLTFLKDAPEFHSRYITTVIQRIFYTVNRSWSGKITLTELRKSNFLQTLALLEEEDDINQITDYFSYEHFYVIYCKFWELDTDHDLYISQKDLARYSDQALSSRIIERIFSGAVVRGNEVQKEGRMSYADFVWLLISEEDKRNATSIEYWFRCMDLDGDGVLSMYELEYFYEEQCERMEVMGIEPLPFQDLLCQMLDLVKPEREGRVTLRDLKRCRMAHVFYNTFFNLEKYLDNEQRDPFAVQKDFENDGPEPSDWDRYAAEEYEILVAEESGNEQLQEGSFEEDYETDEVLSPSETGEKSN; this comes from the exons ATGATGATCAAGGAGAGTTCCCTGCGGAGGGACCCAGACTTGGGAGGGGAGCTAGCGTTCCTTGCGAAGGGCTGTGACTTTGTTCTCCCATCCCGATTCAAGAAGAGGCTGAAGTCATTCCAGCAGGCCCAG GTTCAAAGTAAACAAGAGAAGAAACCTGGAACGTCATCCCCAGTCCCTTTGAACTCAGTGGTTAGCCCTTGTGCTCTGCCTGTGAATAAAGCCACCAGCAGTACCCCTTTGTCCATAAACATTCCACGTTTCTACTTCCCTAAAGGACTTCCGAATGTCTGCACTAATCATGAAGAGATCATTGCCAGGATTGAAGAAGCCTTCACAGAGTTTGAAGATGAGAAAGCCAACATctgtgaaatgggaaaaattGCAAAG ATATGTGGCTGCCCACTCTATTGGAAAGCACCTATGTTCAGTGCATCAGGAGGACAAAGGACAGGATGTGTGTCTGTGCACTCATTTGTGTCTTTGTGGAGAAA AATTTTACGTAACTGCCATGATGACGCATCCAGATTTGCTTACCTTGTAGCGAAGCCTAGCTGTGGCTACCTTGAGCAGGAGGACTTCATCCCGCTGCTTCAG GACGTGGTAGAAACGCACCCTGGTCTGACGTTCCTGAAGGATGCTCCAGAATTCCATTCCCGGTATATTACAACG GTTATACAAAGAATATTCTACACAGTCAATCGGTCCTGGTCTGGGAAGATCACCCTAACAGAGCTGAGGAAAAGCAACTTCTTGCAA ACTCTTGCTCTCTTGGAAGAAGAGGATGACATAAATCAAATCACAGATTATTTCTCCTATGAGCACTTCTATGTTATATACTGTAAATTCTGGGAGCTGGACACTGACCATGACCTTTACATCAGCCAGAAGGATCTGGCTAGGTACAGTGATCAAG ctTTATCAAGCAGGATTATTGAGCGAATATTCAGCGGtgctgtggtgag AGGAAATGAAGTTCAGAAGGAAGGCCGCATGAGTTATGCTGATTTTGTGTGGCTGCTGATTTCAGAGGAAGACAAAAGGAATGCTACAAG CATTGAGTACTGGTTTCGGTGCATGGACctggatggggatggggtgctCTCCATGTATGAACTGGAATACTTCTATGAGGAGCAGTGTGAACGGATGGAAGTGATGGGCATAGAACCACTGCCATTTCAGGACTTGCTGTGTCAGATGCTCGATCTTGTTAAGCCAGAGAGAGAAG gacGAGTAACCCTGCGAGACTTGAAGAGATGCAGAATGGCTCATGTATTCTATAACACGTTCTTCAATTTAGAGAAATACCTGGACAATGAACAGAGAGATCCCTTTGCAGTGCAAAAG GATTTCGAAAATGATGGCCCTGAACCTTCTGACTGGGACAGGTATGCTGCTGAAGAGTACGAGATTCTTGTGGCCGAGGAGTCCGGGAATGAACAGCTCCAAGAAGG ATCATTTGAAGAAGACTATGAGACAGATGAAGTCTTATCTCCCTCTGAAACTGGAGAAAAGTCAAACTAG